From the Bacteroidota bacterium genome, one window contains:
- a CDS encoding uroporphyrinogen-III synthase, which yields MKIKKILVSQPKPENEKSPYFELAHKNNLKIDFKPFSRIEGVTSKEFRQSRIDILQYSAVIFTGKTAINHFFRICEEMRITVPDTMKYFCLSESVAFYLQKYIVYRKRKIFYANGNNDDLAEIILKHREESFFLPMSNNSKLDIPKILEKEKVKYAKAVLYRNVCNDLSELSELNYDILVFYSPSNVEALLKRFPKFIQNDTKIASFGESTAKAVKAAGLRLDIQAPMPEAPSMTMALEQFIKEYNKNCKK from the coding sequence TTGAAAATAAAAAAAATATTGGTTTCGCAACCCAAACCGGAAAATGAAAAATCGCCTTATTTCGAACTAGCCCATAAAAACAATTTGAAGATTGATTTTAAACCGTTTAGTCGTATTGAAGGGGTTACATCGAAGGAGTTCCGGCAAAGTCGTATTGATATTTTACAATATTCTGCAGTAATTTTCACAGGGAAAACTGCAATTAATCATTTTTTCCGGATTTGTGAAGAGATGCGTATTACTGTCCCTGATACGATGAAATATTTTTGCCTGTCCGAATCGGTGGCTTTTTATTTGCAAAAATATATCGTATACCGCAAGCGTAAGATTTTTTATGCAAACGGGAATAATGATGATTTGGCGGAAATTATTTTAAAGCACCGCGAAGAATCGTTTTTCCTGCCTATGTCGAACAATTCTAAGCTGGATATTCCAAAAATCCTGGAGAAGGAGAAAGTTAAATATGCAAAAGCCGTATTATACAGGAATGTTTGCAATGATCTTTCAGAATTGTCAGAATTGAATTACGATATTCTGGTCTTTTACAGTCCATCAAACGTGGAAGCCTTGCTGAAACGTTTCCCGAAATTCATCCAAAATGATACTAAAATTGCTTCATTTGGTGAGTCAACAGCAAAAGCTGTAAAAGCAGCAGGATTAAGACTGGATATTCAGGCCCCTATGCCTGAAGCTCCTTCCATGACCATGGCATTGGAACAGTTCATTAAGGAATACAATAAGAATTGTAAAAAATAG
- the dtd gene encoding D-aminoacyl-tRNA deacylase: MRVVIQRVSEASVTINKKIKSAIHQGLLVFAGFEDQDNQEDLEWISGKIVRLRIFNDENGVMNCSVKDVQGDILLISQFTLHASTKKGNRPSYSKASKGDIAIPLYEGFIRQLSSDLGKEIGTGEFGADMKVSLNNDGPVTIYMDSKNKE; encoded by the coding sequence ATGAGGGTGGTCATTCAAAGAGTTTCAGAAGCTTCAGTTACCATTAACAAAAAGATAAAATCGGCAATACATCAAGGATTACTGGTATTTGCAGGTTTTGAAGATCAGGACAATCAGGAGGATTTAGAATGGATTAGCGGTAAAATTGTCAGATTGCGTATTTTCAATGATGAAAACGGGGTGATGAATTGCTCTGTCAAAGATGTTCAGGGAGATATTCTTTTAATCAGCCAATTTACCCTTCACGCAAGTACAAAAAAAGGAAACCGCCCTTCATACAGTAAAGCTTCCAAAGGGGATATTGCCATACCGCTTTATGAAGGATTTATCAGACAACTCTCTTCCGATTTAGGAAAAGAAATAGGAACCGGGGAATTCGGCGCCGACATGAAAGTATCCCTGAACAACGATGGCCCAGTGACAATCTATATGGATTCAAAAAACAAAGAATAA
- the yidD gene encoding membrane protein insertion efficiency factor YidD: protein MNKIAGYLPLLLIYFYKYAISPMIRPTCRFTPSCSNYGIEAIKKHGALKGSYLTLRRLLRCNPWGGHGYDPVP from the coding sequence ATAAATAAGATAGCAGGTTATTTGCCTTTGCTGCTGATTTACTTTTATAAGTACGCCATATCTCCTATGATCCGGCCTACCTGTCGATTTACCCCTTCGTGTTCGAATTATGGGATTGAAGCCATTAAAAAGCACGGAGCCCTGAAAGGGAGCTATCTTACCCTCCGAAGGCTGTTGAGGTGCAATCCCTGGGGAGGGCATGGCTATGACCCGGTTCCCTGA
- a CDS encoding ATP-binding protein yields the protein MLEYFLQHHQHFIFIFNEKNYKIRFVNNKTCEYYHLTKDVMLQMDIRKFYIISETDLQNIIKEVKITGYSNKIIKRLNSNNGIIDSSVSFQYHPFINDKHLIISYLLKEPTASGNFISHMFPVSGNELFYNKFLNGINDPVFVKNENLEFVFANEAYFKLCGLTSSELYGKTDKDIYLPQEVKNYKKNDLEVLNSGKLNIKEEKFTDVKGKSHWILTKKTLFSTSDHKKYITGIITELTASKKVEEELRISKNHYRMLFDHSFIPILELDFSKVKKYFDSTNLTSSKPDIQNYFDNNPNVILYCLSLIKIKDFNQKTLNVFETDSKEEIRTNFPKLFAPSSLQTITEIIYEVLTGKTSIEKEISLLTCKGKSLICNLSLIISPGYEDSFSSVMVSLVDSTQRKEFEKSLKKSKANLKSLFDSSLHSYALCNPQYKLLTFNIKSVETVSTLFDKKVKKDSYILDYIPDSSKEKFKTSFQKALNDEKLHYETKLILPTEEELWFEVTYSPAYDYTGCLLGVAFSALDITKRKWAEFELIKTKEKAEEADRLKSAFLANMSHEIRTPMNGILGFTQLLKENELPEDIRQQYLEIINKQGQHLLSLINDIIDVSKIEAGQLKTNEADFYLNRLLDNLHEFFKSEASQKNTVNLILEKDLSDSASIIHSDATRLQQILTNLLGNALKFTSFGNISFGYKLLTNKDNSGKKYLKFFVKDSGIGISTEQQKIIFDRFRQGDESTCRRFGGAGLGLAISKGLVNLLGGEIYVSSVPGKGSTFYFTIPYKNNSRINSKKPEIHSKHLFEWSSKSILLVEDDEPSIEYITELLKNTNAKLYKASNGKEAINAFKSFPAIDVVLMDIQLTGMNGYDVTRAIKNIRKNIPVIAQTANVMEEDREKCIESGCDDFIAKPIDPEKLFEAIDHQLNKN from the coding sequence ATGTTAGAATACTTCCTGCAGCACCATCAACATTTTATCTTCATTTTTAACGAAAAAAACTACAAAATCCGGTTTGTCAACAACAAAACCTGTGAATATTACCACTTAACCAAAGATGTTATGTTGCAAATGGATATTAGAAAATTCTATATAATTTCTGAAACAGATTTGCAAAATATCATCAAAGAAGTAAAAATAACAGGCTATAGTAATAAAATAATTAAGCGTTTAAATTCAAACAATGGAATAATTGATTCAAGTGTCAGCTTTCAATACCATCCTTTTATCAATGACAAACATTTGATTATTTCCTACCTCTTAAAAGAGCCCACCGCTTCAGGTAACTTTATAAGTCATATGTTTCCTGTTTCAGGTAATGAATTATTTTATAACAAATTTCTGAATGGAATTAATGATCCGGTTTTTGTCAAAAACGAAAATCTTGAATTTGTTTTTGCCAATGAAGCTTATTTCAAATTGTGTGGTTTAACAAGTTCGGAATTATATGGCAAAACGGATAAAGATATCTATCTACCTCAGGAAGTTAAAAATTACAAAAAAAACGACCTGGAAGTCTTAAATTCAGGGAAACTCAACATAAAAGAAGAAAAATTTACCGATGTAAAAGGTAAATCCCATTGGATACTGACCAAAAAGACCCTTTTTTCAACTTCTGATCATAAAAAATATATAACCGGAATAATCACGGAATTAACAGCTTCCAAAAAAGTTGAAGAAGAACTGCGCATCAGTAAAAATCATTACCGCATGCTTTTTGACCATTCGTTCATTCCAATTCTGGAACTTGATTTTTCAAAAGTTAAGAAATATTTTGATTCAACAAATTTGACGAGTAGTAAACCTGATATTCAAAACTACTTTGACAATAATCCCAATGTGATTCTTTATTGCCTTTCCCTTATAAAAATAAAAGATTTCAATCAAAAGACCCTAAATGTTTTTGAAACCGACAGTAAGGAGGAAATCCGCACAAATTTTCCCAAACTTTTTGCTCCTTCTTCCTTACAAACAATCACAGAAATTATTTATGAAGTGTTAACAGGGAAAACAAGTATAGAAAAAGAAATTTCGCTGCTTACCTGTAAAGGGAAAAGCTTGATATGCAATCTAAGCCTGATCATTTCACCTGGTTATGAGGATAGTTTTTCGAGTGTTATGGTCTCTTTGGTCGATTCCACGCAAAGAAAAGAATTTGAGAAGTCGCTTAAAAAAAGTAAAGCAAATCTGAAATCTCTTTTTGACAGTTCCCTGCACAGCTATGCCTTGTGTAATCCTCAATATAAATTATTGACTTTCAATATTAAATCGGTTGAAACAGTTTCAACACTTTTCGATAAAAAAGTAAAAAAGGACTCATACATACTCGATTATATACCGGACTCCAGCAAGGAAAAATTTAAAACCAGTTTTCAAAAAGCTTTAAATGACGAAAAATTACATTATGAGACAAAATTAATTCTACCCACGGAAGAAGAATTGTGGTTTGAGGTAACCTATTCACCTGCTTACGATTATACAGGTTGTTTGCTGGGAGTAGCTTTCAGTGCATTAGACATAACCAAAAGGAAATGGGCCGAATTTGAACTGATCAAGACAAAAGAAAAGGCCGAAGAAGCAGACCGCCTGAAATCTGCCTTTCTGGCCAACATGTCGCATGAAATAAGAACTCCCATGAACGGAATTCTTGGCTTTACCCAATTGTTAAAGGAGAATGAACTACCGGAAGATATCCGCCAGCAGTACCTGGAAATCATCAACAAGCAGGGGCAACATCTTTTATCCCTCATAAACGATATTATTGACGTTTCAAAAATTGAAGCAGGTCAACTGAAAACAAACGAAGCGGATTTTTACCTCAACCGTTTGCTCGACAACCTTCATGAATTCTTTAAATCAGAAGCTTCTCAAAAAAACACTGTCAATCTGATACTGGAAAAAGATTTATCCGATTCAGCAAGCATTATTCATAGCGATGCAACAAGGTTGCAGCAAATTCTGACCAATCTCTTAGGAAATGCCCTGAAATTCACCAGTTTCGGGAACATATCCTTTGGATACAAACTGCTAACAAATAAGGACAACTCCGGGAAAAAGTATTTGAAGTTTTTTGTTAAAGATAGTGGAATAGGCATTTCTACAGAACAGCAAAAAATTATCTTCGACCGTTTCAGGCAGGGCGATGAATCCACCTGCCGACGTTTCGGGGGAGCAGGTTTGGGACTGGCCATTTCCAAAGGTTTGGTAAATCTTCTGGGAGGGGAAATTTATGTGTCCTCTGTGCCGGGGAAAGGTTCAACCTTTTATTTTACCATACCCTACAAAAACAATTCAAGAATAAATAGCAAAAAGCCTGAAATCCATTCAAAACATTTGTTCGAATGGAGCAGTAAATCAATTTTACTGGTTGAAGATGATGAGCCCAGTATTGAATATATTACTGAATTATTAAAAAATACAAATGCCAAATTATACAAGGCTTCAAATGGGAAGGAAGCCATCAATGCCTTTAAATCATTTCCTGCAATAGACGTGGTGCTGATGGATATCCAGCTAACGGGGATGAATGGTTATGATGTTACCCGGGCAATAAAAAATATCCGCAAAAACATTCCGGTCATTGCCCAAACTGCAAATGTAATGGAAGAAGACCGCGAGAAGTGCATAGAATCAGGCTGTGATGACTTTATTGCAAAGCCCATCGACCCGGAAAAACTATTTGAAGCCATAGATCATCAACTGAATAAGAATTAA
- the rnpA gene encoding ribonuclease P protein component yields the protein MFTFTKEERIRGKKSIDSLFKDGFIVMNYPLKVVWKVEKDNSGNIKAGVSVPKKFFKRAVRRNLIKRRIKESFRLNKPAIKLILGEEKESLSLMFIYISKEIIPYREIEKKVALCLQTITEQIKKIDEKSKQDV from the coding sequence ATGTTCACTTTCACCAAAGAAGAAAGAATTAGAGGGAAAAAGTCGATAGATAGTCTTTTTAAAGACGGTTTTATTGTCATGAATTATCCCCTGAAAGTAGTCTGGAAAGTTGAAAAAGATAACAGCGGTAATATTAAAGCCGGTGTCTCTGTGCCTAAAAAATTCTTTAAAAGGGCAGTCAGGCGCAATTTGATCAAAAGACGCATAAAGGAATCATTCCGCTTAAATAAACCGGCCATAAAATTGATTTTAGGCGAAGAAAAAGAATCTCTCAGTTTGATGTTCATTTATATCTCAAAAGAGATTATCCCCTATAGGGAAATAGAAAAAAAGGTGGCCTTATGCCTGCAAACAATTACAGAGCAGATAAAGAAAATTGATGAAAAATCTAAGCAGGATGTTTAG